One Echinicola strongylocentroti DNA window includes the following coding sequences:
- a CDS encoding SDR family oxidoreductase, translating into MTKNVLITGTSTGVGFESAILFAKNNYKVYATMRNLEKSEKLKQKIQEENLNIEILPLDVTKIDSIESAVKTIIEKDGKIDVLVNNAGAGFAKTTEQASEEEIKWVTDVNYHGVVFCTQAVLPYMRKQKSGQIISITSVGGLVGQPFNELYCGAKFAVEGFMEGLAAYVTDAFNIKITCVEPGGIATEFMTSAIEKSATEGQFATGEYLPIFERYMAGNQKRANEGKEQVYQTGLEVAEVILDISENENPPLRIRTSKWAEDFCELKTKADPDGTKLVKQITDSFL; encoded by the coding sequence ATGACGAAAAATGTATTAATCACAGGAACATCAACAGGCGTAGGATTTGAAAGTGCTATTCTATTCGCCAAAAACAACTACAAAGTTTACGCTACAATGCGAAATCTTGAAAAATCGGAAAAACTTAAACAGAAAATTCAGGAAGAAAATCTGAATATAGAAATACTCCCTTTAGATGTAACTAAAATAGATTCAATAGAATCAGCCGTAAAAACTATTATAGAAAAAGATGGAAAAATAGATGTATTAGTGAATAACGCAGGTGCTGGTTTCGCGAAAACAACAGAGCAAGCTTCTGAGGAAGAAATCAAATGGGTTACTGACGTAAATTATCACGGAGTTGTGTTCTGCACCCAAGCCGTATTGCCTTATATGAGAAAACAAAAATCTGGTCAGATCATTAGTATTACCTCAGTAGGTGGTTTAGTAGGACAACCTTTTAACGAATTATACTGTGGTGCTAAGTTTGCAGTAGAAGGTTTTATGGAAGGTCTTGCAGCCTATGTTACTGATGCCTTTAATATTAAGATTACTTGTGTTGAACCAGGTGGAATAGCTACAGAATTTATGACTTCTGCTATTGAAAAATCTGCGACTGAAGGACAATTTGCAACAGGCGAATACTTACCAATATTTGAAAGATATATGGCTGGAAATCAAAAAAGAGCAAATGAGGGCAAAGAACAAGTTTACCAAACAGGTCTAGAAGTAGCCGAAGTAATTTTAGATATTTCTGAAAATGAAAATCCACCTTTAAGAATCAGAACTTCAAAATGGGCAGAAGATTTTTGTGAGCTAAAAACAAAAGCAGACCCAGATGGTACTAAATTGGTAAAACAAATTACTGATAGTTTTTTATAG
- a CDS encoding helix-turn-helix domain-containing protein has product MKQLSEFVKKRRKEVNLTQEEFAERTGVALTVIRKIEQGKTNLNMDKVNLVLNMFGHELAPVKSKDLDK; this is encoded by the coding sequence ATGAAACAATTATCAGAGTTTGTAAAAAAACGAAGAAAGGAAGTAAATCTCACGCAGGAAGAATTTGCTGAACGTACTGGAGTTGCACTAACTGTAATACGTAAAATCGAACAAGGCAAAACGAATCTGAATATGGATAAAGTGAATTTAGTTCTTAATATGTTTGGGCATGAACTAGCACCTGTCAAAAGTAAAGACCTAGATAAATGA
- a CDS encoding DoxX family protein — MKAIYWSSTVIISAFLFLSSYCYIFSKSTIQGIKALGFPDFFRIELAILKLIAAIILLIPFASLQLKEWTYAGVGLFLITALIAHIKHKDSIFIMLLLIILMGILIISNIYMNKILT; from the coding sequence ATGAAAGCAATTTATTGGTCTTCAACAGTAATTATATCAGCTTTCCTCTTCTTAAGTTCTTATTGTTATATATTCAGTAAAAGTACAATTCAAGGGATTAAAGCCTTAGGGTTTCCTGATTTTTTCAGGATAGAATTAGCTATTTTAAAATTGATAGCTGCAATAATATTACTAATACCATTTGCTTCTTTGCAACTAAAAGAATGGACTTATGCAGGTGTTGGATTATTTTTAATAACGGCTTTAATCGCGCATATCAAACATAAGGATTCTATCTTTATTATGCTTTTACTTATAATACTTATGGGAATTCTAATAATATCCAACATATATATGAACAAGATTTTGACATAA
- a CDS encoding HipA N-terminal domain-containing protein, producing MRQGKVFYKDCLAGIVTETNEGEYVFHYDDKYVKDHPNDFITFTMPVRTNPYTEKRLFPFFEGLIPEGWLLDIASENWKINKNDRMGLLLACCQNCIGAVSVEPIVEEDEK from the coding sequence ATGAGACAAGGTAAAGTGTTTTATAAAGACTGTTTAGCCGGCATCGTTACTGAAACGAATGAAGGTGAGTATGTATTTCATTACGATGACAAATACGTAAAAGATCATCCAAATGACTTCATCACATTTACAATGCCTGTTAGAACAAATCCATATACTGAAAAGCGACTTTTCCCATTTTTTGAAGGATTGATTCCAGAGGGTTGGTTGCTTGATATAGCTTCAGAAAACTGGAAAATCAATAAAAATGATCGTATGGGTTTACTACTTGCTTGTTGTCAAAATTGCATTGGTGCAGTGAGTGTGGAACCAATAGTAGAAGAAGATGAAAAATAG
- a CDS encoding TetR/AcrR family transcriptional regulator, whose product MEQSFQLLYICKVNKKQIILASALELLVEKGVHNTPMSAIGKAAKTGMGTIYNYFPNKEALINEIYTDIKKQEKLLFENFESDKPIKTQFENYFTIAVTFFINNPNYFRFMEQLQASPIITENSKEEGRKSITPVFELLMLGKQQRIIKNIDIEEILMFIGGAILSYLRWYFNQTQTEKKQASLKNQVTMVWDAIKE is encoded by the coding sequence TTGGAACAATCATTCCAATTGTTGTATATTTGCAAAGTGAATAAAAAACAAATCATATTAGCTTCTGCACTCGAGCTACTTGTAGAAAAAGGCGTTCATAATACTCCAATGTCTGCTATTGGCAAAGCGGCAAAAACTGGAATGGGAACGATCTACAACTACTTTCCAAACAAAGAAGCCTTAATTAATGAAATTTACACTGATATAAAAAAACAGGAAAAATTACTCTTTGAGAATTTTGAATCGGACAAGCCAATCAAAACTCAATTTGAAAACTATTTTACTATTGCTGTTACTTTCTTTATTAACAATCCTAACTATTTCCGATTTATGGAGCAACTACAAGCATCTCCTATTATAACGGAAAATAGCAAAGAAGAAGGTCGGAAATCTATTACTCCTGTTTTTGAACTTTTAATGTTGGGAAAACAACAACGCATTATCAAAAACATTGACATTGAAGAAATTTTAATGTTCATAGGTGGTGCTATTCTATCCTATTTAAGATGGTATTTTAATCAAACACAAACAGAGAAAAAACAAGCTTCTCTTAAAAATCAAGTAACAATGGTTTGGGACGCCATCAAAGAATAA
- a CDS encoding sulfatase family protein → MNAIKRLILIGCLILPGFTSAQQPNVLIIVSDDQGWNDVGFNGGTDIPTPHLDALAADGVVFGQGYASHPYCSPSRAGLLSGRYQQRFGHENNIPYESATDDDGLPLSELMLSEYLVEKGYSTAAIGKWHLGDHEKFWPINRGFEHWFGFFGGGLNYWGDTGNKPENHGVLRDGQIVPKEQLSYLTDDFTQEAARYIDQFSNDQRPFFMYLAYNAPHAPIQAPSKYLDKVNHIEDGDRAAYAAMVTGMDEGIGRVIQKLKDTGQYENTLIFFYSDNGGHLHGASNAPFRGHKGMLFEGGIRVPFLVTWPAGIQGGQHYDHPISALDIFPTVLAAADISSPSKPLDGVNLLPFLTGQEQKPQRMLYWRYSDGAGYAVRDGNYKLVYSGYKEDYFLFDLEEDPYEQQDIKAIFPEKTQLLKDSYANWNEGTVPAMWQDPHAENVLKEEAQRQRIIDKAKSGER, encoded by the coding sequence ATGAACGCAATCAAACGCCTTATCCTAATAGGCTGCTTGATCCTACCTGGATTTACCTCCGCACAACAACCCAATGTACTGATCATTGTTTCTGATGATCAAGGATGGAATGATGTGGGGTTTAACGGAGGCACGGACATTCCTACTCCCCACTTGGATGCGCTTGCTGCAGATGGAGTGGTTTTTGGCCAAGGGTATGCGTCTCATCCCTATTGCAGTCCCAGCAGGGCGGGCTTACTTTCCGGAAGATACCAACAGCGTTTTGGTCATGAAAACAACATTCCCTATGAGTCTGCCACTGATGATGATGGCCTGCCGCTAAGTGAGCTGATGCTGTCCGAGTACCTCGTGGAGAAAGGGTATTCTACCGCCGCCATTGGAAAATGGCACTTGGGAGACCATGAGAAATTTTGGCCGATCAACCGTGGTTTTGAACATTGGTTTGGTTTTTTTGGCGGAGGGTTGAATTATTGGGGCGATACCGGCAACAAGCCAGAAAACCACGGGGTGTTGAGAGATGGTCAAATAGTCCCAAAGGAGCAGCTGAGCTACCTTACGGATGACTTTACGCAGGAGGCAGCAAGGTATATTGACCAATTCAGTAACGACCAACGTCCATTTTTTATGTATTTGGCCTATAATGCTCCCCATGCCCCCATCCAAGCTCCGTCCAAGTACCTTGATAAGGTCAACCATATCGAAGATGGGGACAGGGCCGCCTATGCAGCCATGGTGACAGGAATGGATGAAGGGATAGGCCGGGTAATTCAAAAACTGAAAGATACTGGCCAGTATGAAAACACCTTGATATTTTTTTACAGTGACAATGGAGGACATCTTCATGGTGCCAGCAATGCTCCTTTTCGTGGGCATAAGGGGATGTTGTTTGAAGGAGGGATAAGGGTGCCGTTTTTGGTTACTTGGCCAGCAGGCATTCAAGGAGGCCAACATTACGATCATCCTATCTCTGCGTTGGATATTTTTCCCACGGTATTGGCAGCGGCCGATATTTCTAGCCCTTCGAAGCCACTTGACGGCGTGAACTTGCTGCCTTTCCTCACCGGACAGGAGCAAAAGCCCCAAAGGATGTTATACTGGAGGTATTCGGATGGGGCAGGATATGCCGTGAGAGACGGGAATTATAAGCTGGTATATTCCGGCTACAAGGAGGACTATTTCCTATTTGACCTAGAGGAAGACCCCTACGAACAGCAGGATATCAAAGCAATTTTTCCTGAAAAAACACAGCTGCTGAAGGACAGTTATGCCAACTGGAACGAGGGCACCGTACCGGCAATGTGGCAAGATCCCCACGCAGAAAACGTGCTAAAGGAAGAGGCCCAAAGACAGAGGATCATCGATAAGGCAAAAAGCGGGGAGAGATGA
- a CDS encoding alpha-L-fucosidase has translation MMMYEDGEKVSLNGKGTPSNNYLHHSEKYGDPEEFGYKYIIEQFDPSGFDAEVWAELFAKSGAKFAGPVAMHHDNFAMWDSKATRWNSMNYGGFDPSAALKEAIEKRDMRFMASFHHAFTWKYFGPAHAYGDIDPKDYDLYTNPHELDDDTPDKDFYTSWWAKLKEYIDKYQPDLIWFDWWLENMDEETRLKFLAYYYNQAEKWGKEVAVAYKESTFTTSTAVKDYERGRPNQPKSPAWLTDTSPGAWFYRPEAQFKSPNELVDILVDIVAKNGVMLLNVPPNPDGSIPAEMVDLLTHMGSWLEVNGEAIYSTRPWTVFGEGPTRLPEGGHKIEKLEIAYKAEDIRYVKKSDQLFYAIVMDRPDGDIVMKTLSTEIGALNSKILEVALVGSDQKLEWKRNERGLVIERPTDFPTDYAHCFKITLEGYVENDIGGAVEAHMD, from the coding sequence ATGATGATGTATGAAGATGGAGAAAAAGTCTCCCTCAATGGGAAGGGAACGCCTTCCAATAATTATCTCCACCATAGTGAAAAATACGGTGATCCCGAAGAATTTGGCTACAAGTACATTATCGAGCAGTTTGATCCAAGTGGCTTTGATGCGGAAGTATGGGCAGAATTGTTTGCCAAATCCGGAGCTAAATTTGCGGGGCCAGTGGCGATGCACCATGATAACTTTGCGATGTGGGACAGTAAGGCCACCCGCTGGAACTCCATGAACTATGGTGGTTTTGATCCATCCGCTGCGCTAAAGGAGGCTATTGAGAAGCGAGATATGAGATTTATGGCTTCTTTTCACCATGCTTTCACTTGGAAGTATTTTGGCCCGGCACATGCTTATGGGGACATAGACCCAAAAGACTACGACTTGTATACCAATCCCCATGAACTGGATGATGACACCCCCGACAAGGATTTTTATACCTCCTGGTGGGCTAAGCTCAAAGAATACATTGATAAATACCAGCCTGATTTAATTTGGTTTGATTGGTGGCTTGAAAATATGGACGAGGAAACTCGCTTGAAGTTTTTGGCCTATTACTATAACCAAGCGGAGAAATGGGGCAAAGAAGTAGCTGTGGCCTATAAGGAGAGTACTTTTACCACCAGTACGGCGGTGAAGGATTATGAACGTGGCCGACCCAATCAGCCCAAAAGCCCAGCTTGGCTTACCGATACATCGCCAGGGGCATGGTTTTATCGGCCAGAAGCCCAGTTCAAGTCACCTAATGAACTAGTGGATATTTTGGTGGATATCGTAGCCAAAAACGGGGTGATGTTACTGAATGTCCCTCCTAATCCAGACGGGAGTATTCCTGCAGAAATGGTGGATTTGTTGACCCATATGGGAAGCTGGTTAGAGGTGAATGGTGAAGCGATTTATAGTACACGACCTTGGACGGTTTTTGGGGAGGGCCCCACTAGGCTTCCTGAAGGAGGACATAAAATCGAAAAACTTGAAATTGCCTATAAGGCAGAGGATATTCGGTACGTGAAGAAATCCGATCAGCTTTTTTATGCTATCGTGATGGACAGGCCGGATGGAGATATCGTGATGAAGACCCTAAGTACAGAAATCGGTGCATTAAACTCCAAAATACTGGAGGTCGCTTTGGTAGGAAGTGATCAAAAACTGGAATGGAAAAGGAATGAACGTGGGTTGGTGATTGAAAGACCTACTGATTTTCCGACAGACTATGCCCACTGTTTTAAGATTACACTGGAAGGCTATGTAGAAAATGACATTGGCGGAGCAGTAGAAGCCCATATGGATTAG
- a CDS encoding alpha-L-fucosidase, whose amino-acid sequence MLNMRGSNIDHFLNLRREILSIAFICLMVFTHSLKAQAPYKPTWESLEQYKIPEWFQDAKFGIYAHWGPVSSAFEGRIRRSIIVDGME is encoded by the coding sequence ATGCTAAATATGAGAGGAAGTAACATTGATCATTTTCTGAATCTCCGTCGAGAGATTCTTTCCATTGCATTTATTTGTCTAATGGTATTTACACATTCCCTAAAAGCCCAGGCACCTTACAAGCCTACTTGGGAGTCACTGGAGCAGTATAAAATCCCAGAATGGTTCCAAGATGCCAAGTTTGGGATCTATGCTCACTGGGGGCCAGTTTCTTCGGCATTTGAGGGGCGGATCCGAAGAAGTATTATCGTGGATGGCATGGAATGA
- a CDS encoding sulfatase-like hydrolase/transferase: MKIRMILFLVLSVVLGCQPAKSQNTTRPNFIFILTDDQPYGYMGCTGNDIVSTPNLDQLAAEGVLFTNAHVTSAICTPSRASILLSQYERQHGINFNSGTSLSPTAWEDSYPVRFRDHGYFTGWIGKNHVPVGEGGYESGVMEQSFDFWYAGHGHLGFYPKDRHEIFSNAEQDTQIEIIGEGVDYFLSSSEKEDGAMRFLKDRPADQPFMLSVCFNLPHSAGTRSMEMRATDDDLYKSLYREVEIPLPDHYIAKKDITEPKLPEELLRTEDRQSGYDYVDTPADTRDIYTRQLQALTGIDRFVGNLRQVLEKEGLSENTVIVFTSDHGLFMGQYGLGGKALCYEQTTHVPMIWYDPLLDDKMIAKRSNALVQTIDIAPTMLERARIAVPDSYQGKSLGPLLAGQEEVRKYIFTENLWSTQFGNPRCEAVQNKEWKYIRYYENNTIPAREKVKAAKKFDMPLNPLLYQVHDFDMVQYGYFATAYQRSEAPVYEELYHLSVDPDELHNKIDDPSAKGVLEQLRKEWHRQVNEAAGTEKPKVLRYTYESESESNRKYKSN; encoded by the coding sequence ATGAAGATTCGGATGATTTTGTTTTTGGTGTTGAGTGTAGTGCTTGGGTGCCAACCGGCCAAGTCCCAAAACACCACCCGGCCCAATTTTATATTTATTCTAACAGATGATCAGCCATATGGATACATGGGCTGTACGGGGAACGACATCGTCAGTACGCCAAATCTGGATCAGTTGGCTGCTGAGGGGGTGCTGTTTACCAATGCCCATGTGACCAGTGCCATCTGTACACCGAGCCGCGCCAGTATCCTGCTGAGCCAATATGAACGGCAACACGGGATCAACTTCAACTCCGGAACGAGCCTTTCTCCAACTGCCTGGGAGGACAGTTACCCTGTACGGTTTCGTGACCACGGGTATTTTACAGGATGGATAGGTAAAAACCACGTTCCCGTCGGTGAAGGCGGCTATGAAAGTGGGGTGATGGAACAGTCTTTTGACTTTTGGTATGCCGGTCATGGCCATTTGGGTTTTTATCCCAAGGACAGGCATGAGATATTCAGCAATGCAGAGCAGGATACACAAATAGAAATCATCGGAGAAGGAGTAGATTACTTTTTAAGCAGTTCCGAAAAGGAAGATGGTGCCATGCGGTTTTTGAAGGACAGGCCAGCAGATCAGCCGTTTATGTTGTCAGTATGCTTCAATTTGCCCCACAGTGCTGGGACTAGAAGTATGGAGATGAGAGCAACTGATGATGATCTATATAAGTCCCTTTATCGGGAGGTAGAAATTCCCCTTCCCGATCACTACATAGCAAAAAAGGACATCACCGAGCCTAAGTTACCAGAAGAACTCCTAAGGACGGAGGACAGGCAATCCGGCTATGACTATGTGGATACACCAGCCGACACGCGGGATATCTATACCCGACAGCTCCAGGCGCTCACAGGCATAGACCGATTTGTGGGAAACCTTCGCCAAGTATTGGAAAAGGAAGGTTTGTCGGAAAATACGGTTATTGTCTTCACTTCAGACCATGGACTGTTTATGGGACAATATGGGCTGGGAGGAAAGGCGCTTTGTTATGAGCAGACCACCCATGTACCCATGATCTGGTATGACCCCTTACTGGATGATAAGATGATCGCCAAACGCTCCAATGCACTGGTACAAACCATTGATATAGCTCCGACGATGTTGGAGCGGGCACGAATTGCTGTGCCTGATAGCTATCAAGGGAAATCTTTAGGGCCTCTTTTGGCAGGCCAAGAGGAGGTTCGGAAGTATATTTTTACCGAAAATCTATGGTCTACCCAATTCGGAAACCCCCGTTGCGAAGCCGTCCAAAACAAGGAATGGAAATACATCAGGTATTATGAAAACAATACGATTCCTGCTAGGGAAAAAGTAAAGGCTGCCAAAAAATTTGATATGCCATTAAATCCACTGCTGTACCAAGTGCATGATTTTGATATGGTACAGTACGGCTATTTTGCGACAGCTTACCAGCGATCGGAAGCGCCAGTCTATGAAGAGCTTTATCATCTTTCTGTGGATCCGGACGAACTTCATAATAAGATCGATGATCCTAGCGCGAAAGGTGTATTGGAACAGCTTAGAAAGGAATGGCACCGACAGGTTAATGAAGCCGCTGGCACGGAAAAACCCAAGGTGCTACGGTACACCTATGAAAGTGAATCGGAAAGCAACCGGAAATATAAATCTAACTAA